The proteins below are encoded in one region of Candidatus Babeliales bacterium:
- the ruvA gene encoding Holliday junction branch migration protein RuvA, which translates to MVDYFVGIIKDAQDQEIILDVGMIGVSLQVPQSRSFEKGVQIKVYSYVHWNAENGPSLFGFSLPLDRSIFKVIISCSGIGPKIALAILADLGSQNFLHAVSAGDDQILSKVNGIGKKKAEQIIVQLKHKVANLIESGTVDVSEMKDVSHFHDVSLALQSLNYSRTEIGRAMEYVRKNIKTDNVTFDVLLRQALSYLSKQM; encoded by the coding sequence ATGGTTGATTATTTTGTTGGAATAATAAAAGATGCACAAGATCAGGAAATTATCCTTGATGTGGGCATGATTGGCGTTAGTTTACAGGTGCCGCAGAGCAGAAGTTTCGAAAAAGGCGTGCAAATCAAAGTGTATAGCTATGTACATTGGAATGCAGAAAATGGTCCCAGTTTGTTTGGTTTTTCGCTCCCCTTGGACAGATCAATTTTTAAAGTAATAATCAGTTGTTCAGGTATTGGCCCCAAAATAGCACTCGCAATATTGGCCGATTTGGGTTCTCAGAATTTTTTACATGCCGTTTCAGCGGGTGATGATCAAATACTCAGTAAAGTTAATGGGATCGGCAAAAAAAAGGCTGAACAAATTATTGTGCAATTAAAGCACAAAGTGGCAAATCTTATTGAATCAGGTACGGTGGATGTGAGTGAGATGAAAGATGTTTCGCACTTCCACGATGTTTCTTTGGCGTTGCAGTCATTAAATTATTCGCGTACAGAAATTGGCAGGGCAATGGAGTATGTAAGAAAGAATATAAAAACAGACAATGTGACGTTTGATGTTTTACTGCGCCAAGCACTTTCATATTTATCAAAACAGATGTAA
- the ybeY gene encoding rRNA maturation RNase YbeY yields the protein MVNINNEECITTLNMQQFEKDAQTILGLMGYADFDLGILLTDNQAIQCFNRDFRSKDEPTDILSFPFHPDLEAGQAITAETEDDRNVGDLIISLEYIKELCEQENKTINEHLRTLLCHGICHLLGYDHYTESTDMVMKEKETWLAAKLIEE from the coding sequence ATGGTTAATATAAATAACGAAGAATGCATCACCACCCTCAATATGCAGCAATTTGAAAAAGATGCCCAAACGATCTTAGGATTGATGGGATATGCAGATTTTGACCTGGGTATTTTATTAACTGATAATCAAGCAATTCAATGCTTTAATCGTGATTTTCGCAGCAAAGATGAACCTACCGATATTTTATCATTTCCATTCCACCCAGATTTGGAAGCTGGACAAGCAATTACAGCCGAAACAGAAGATGATAGAAATGTGGGCGATCTAATTATTTCACTTGAATACATCAAAGAATTGTGTGAACAAGAGAATAAAACTATCAATGAACACTTGCGCACATTATTGTGCCACGGCATCTGCCACCTTCTTGGTTATGACCACTACACAGAAAGTACTGATATGGTCATGAAAGAAAAAGAAACTTGGCTTGCTGCAAAATTAATAGAAGAATAA